In one Hymenobacter sp. DG25B genomic region, the following are encoded:
- the ligA gene encoding NAD-dependent DNA ligase LigA, which yields MSDFSAIQLQIQTLTERLHHLNYQYYQRDISEIPDQEFDHMLAELQQLEKQYPELALPNSPTQRVGGTITKQFPTAVHKYPMLSLGNTYSEADLRDFDERVRRGLEGADVTYVCELKFDGIAMSLSYTDGQLSQGVTRGDGTRGDVVTSNVRTIKNLPLHLQPAPNQPKEFEVRGEIFMPLPVFEELNAEREANGEALLANPRNAASGALKLQNSALVAARRLRFFAYNYLSSHRDFPTHSAALEAMQSWGLPVSDTWRRCSSIEEVLAFIHQWEKQRFSLPVATDGIVIKVDDLRQQEMLGFTAKSPRWAIAYKYPAEAARTRLNHIQYQIGRTGAVTPVALLNPVPLAGTVVKRASVHNANQIAALDLRLGDMVFVEKGGEIIPKITGVDLSARPADSVPIVYPTECPACGTPLIRPEGEAHFRCPNERGCPPQRKAKLEHYVSRKALNIDGLGAETVGRLFDLGLVTDAASLYDLPLHATELAQLERMGEKSVQRLLTGLEQSKAVPFERVLFGLGIRYVGETVAEKLAAHYRSIDAIAAASVLELAAVPEVGGVIAESVAAWFQEPDNRHLIERLRAAGVQLALTGEAPQAKSNRLEGLTFVLSGVFERYSRDELQQLIQQHGGKLTGSISKKLSYLVAGDKMGPAKREKATELKVPIIGENDLLAMLPEEDPESSAENVSSPTTAAAPAMPASSSAGKAAGTQGSLF from the coding sequence ATGTCCGATTTCAGCGCTATTCAGCTTCAGATACAGACCCTTACCGAACGCCTGCATCATCTTAACTACCAATATTACCAGCGGGATATTTCGGAAATACCGGATCAGGAGTTCGACCATATGCTGGCCGAGCTGCAGCAGCTGGAAAAGCAATACCCCGAGCTGGCCCTGCCCAACTCCCCTACTCAGCGCGTAGGCGGCACCATTACCAAGCAGTTTCCTACGGCGGTGCACAAGTACCCCATGCTGTCGTTGGGCAACACCTATTCCGAGGCCGACCTGCGGGATTTTGATGAGCGGGTGCGCCGGGGCCTGGAAGGCGCGGACGTGACGTATGTCTGCGAGCTGAAGTTTGATGGCATAGCCATGAGCCTGAGCTACACCGACGGCCAGCTCAGCCAGGGCGTCACCCGGGGCGACGGCACCCGCGGCGACGTAGTCACCAGCAACGTGCGCACCATCAAAAACCTGCCACTACACCTGCAGCCGGCCCCAAATCAGCCCAAGGAATTTGAGGTACGGGGCGAGATATTTATGCCGCTGCCGGTATTTGAGGAGCTGAACGCCGAGCGGGAAGCCAACGGCGAAGCTTTGCTGGCCAACCCCCGCAATGCCGCCAGCGGCGCGCTTAAGCTGCAAAACTCTGCTTTGGTGGCTGCCCGGCGCCTGCGCTTTTTTGCTTATAACTACCTCAGCAGCCACCGGGATTTTCCCACGCACAGCGCGGCGCTGGAAGCTATGCAAAGCTGGGGTCTGCCCGTATCGGACACCTGGCGGCGGTGCTCATCTATAGAGGAAGTGCTGGCGTTTATTCATCAGTGGGAAAAGCAGCGTTTTTCGCTGCCGGTGGCTACCGATGGCATCGTTATAAAAGTAGACGACCTGCGGCAGCAGGAAATGCTGGGCTTCACGGCCAAAAGCCCCCGCTGGGCTATTGCTTATAAATACCCCGCCGAGGCCGCCCGCACCCGCCTCAACCATATTCAGTACCAGATAGGCCGCACGGGCGCCGTTACGCCGGTTGCGCTGCTGAACCCGGTCCCGCTGGCCGGCACCGTGGTAAAACGGGCCTCCGTGCACAACGCCAACCAGATAGCGGCCCTGGACCTACGCCTGGGCGACATGGTATTTGTGGAGAAAGGCGGCGAAATCATTCCCAAAATCACGGGCGTAGACCTCTCTGCCCGCCCCGCCGACAGCGTCCCAATTGTGTATCCCACGGAATGCCCCGCCTGCGGTACTCCGCTTATCCGGCCCGAAGGCGAAGCGCATTTCCGCTGCCCCAATGAGCGCGGCTGCCCGCCCCAGCGCAAAGCCAAGCTGGAGCACTACGTATCGCGCAAGGCCCTGAATATTGATGGCTTGGGCGCGGAAACCGTGGGCCGCCTGTTTGACCTGGGCCTGGTGACGGATGCCGCCAGCCTTTATGATCTGCCCCTGCATGCCACGGAGCTGGCGCAGCTGGAGCGCATGGGCGAGAAATCGGTGCAGCGCCTGCTGACGGGCCTGGAGCAAAGTAAAGCGGTGCCGTTTGAGCGGGTGCTTTTTGGATTAGGTATTCGTTACGTGGGCGAAACCGTGGCCGAAAAGCTGGCGGCTCATTACCGCTCTATTGATGCCATTGCAGCCGCTTCCGTGCTGGAGCTGGCGGCCGTGCCGGAAGTGGGCGGCGTTATTGCGGAGTCGGTGGCAGCGTGGTTTCAGGAACCGGATAACCGCCACCTGATAGAGCGCCTGCGCGCGGCCGGCGTGCAGCTGGCCCTCACCGGCGAAGCACCCCAGGCTAAAAGCAACCGGCTGGAAGGCCTCACCTTTGTATTATCCGGCGTGTTTGAGCGCTACAGCCGCGACGAGCTGCAGCAGCTTATTCAGCAGCACGGCGGCAAGCTGACGGGCTCCATCTCCAAAAAACTGAGCTACCTGGTAGCCGGCGACAAGATGGGCCCCGCCAAGCGCGAGAAGGCCACGGAGCTGAAAGTGCCCATCATTGGCGAAAACGACCTACTGGCTATGCTACCTGAGGAAGACCCGGAATCTTCAGCAGAAAATGTCTCCTCGCCTACCACCGCCGCGGCTCCTGCTATGCCAGCTTCTTCTTCCGCGGGCAAGGCAGCCGGCACCCAAGGCAGTTTGTTTTAA
- a CDS encoding heme-copper oxidase subunit III has product MNSDKERKDKVGAGRPTSTFTRMERVPPLLMLLYLGIAGIGVLFLILLGAYIHTRVQSGVPTGLYSFPRFFSLSTIVLLSSSYTLAQTARLYREDDIRNLARCLGATFVLGLIFAGLQVMGWRELMDQGIYFRGDASGTYVYLISALHVAHLLAGMLFMAGLFLRVLHISRDGVRTLLFIRNPYRRLQLRMLSRYWHFMGALWVLMFTVFLFFY; this is encoded by the coding sequence ATGAACTCCGATAAAGAACGCAAAGACAAGGTAGGAGCAGGCCGGCCCACCTCTACCTTTACCCGCATGGAGCGGGTGCCGCCGCTTCTAATGCTCTTGTATCTGGGCATTGCGGGAATCGGGGTTTTGTTTCTGATTTTGCTGGGCGCCTACATCCATACCCGTGTGCAGAGCGGGGTACCCACCGGGCTGTATAGCTTTCCGCGTTTTTTCTCCCTCAGCACCATTGTGCTGCTCAGCAGCAGCTACACGCTGGCGCAGACTGCCCGCTTATACCGCGAGGACGATATCCGTAACCTGGCGCGCTGCCTGGGCGCCACTTTTGTCCTGGGGCTTATTTTTGCCGGCTTACAGGTAATGGGCTGGCGCGAATTGATGGACCAGGGTATTTATTTCCGGGGTGATGCCAGCGGCACGTATGTTTACCTGATTTCCGCGCTGCACGTAGCGCACCTGTTGGCCGGTATGCTGTTTATGGCCGGCCTGTTTCTGCGGGTGCTGCATATTTCCCGGGATGGAGTCCGCACGCTGCTTTTTATCCGCAACCCCTACCGGCGCCTGCAGCTGCGTATGCTCAGCAGGTACTGGCACTTCATGGGTGCTTTATGGGTGCTGATGTTTACGGTGTTCCTGTTCTTTTATTAG
- a CDS encoding glycoside hydrolase family 2 TIM barrel-domain containing protein, producing the protein MGSNYSSSGASHLFALIYLVGLGILPLVGCQRTSVSSDVTQALVAPAGVIPVQVVQQQGQAQLLRGGKPYYIKGAAGLQHYEAIREAGGNSVRLWTTDFADTLMNAAHQNNISVMLGIWLEREQEGFDYYDEAQVLRQREYVRKQVLRYRRHPALLMWNLGNEMDLNAKNPKVYEAINNLAVMVHELDPYHPVTTTLSGNLGMIRNVKAWCPAIDILSINAFGSLDVLPEDLRGYGWTKPYIVTEYGGLGYWESPTTTWMAPLEQSSTNKAENLRKAYVGTIQAARAQCIGAYAFYWGQKFEFTNTWFGLFTPEGEKTAMIDVLQELWTGHKPANTSPRLEWLVLNKQQDSSSVSIPAGSRAMAYVGATDAEGDTLTARWEVRPDKQITERYEERSTPTEPLPHAIRQATGLQAEVVAPRTPGFYRLSVIVSDGKGSAAMANLPFMVTARPRPKLVASLR; encoded by the coding sequence ATGGGTTCTAACTACTCTTCGTCAGGGGCCAGCCACCTATTCGCTTTGATTTATCTGGTCGGTTTGGGAATACTGCCGCTCGTTGGCTGTCAGCGTACATCGGTTTCCTCAGATGTTACGCAGGCGCTGGTAGCCCCGGCCGGAGTTATTCCGGTGCAGGTGGTGCAGCAGCAGGGGCAGGCGCAGCTGCTGCGCGGTGGCAAACCTTATTATATAAAGGGAGCCGCCGGCCTGCAGCACTATGAGGCGATTCGGGAAGCCGGCGGCAACTCCGTGCGGCTCTGGACCACGGATTTTGCGGATACATTAATGAATGCCGCACATCAGAATAATATTTCCGTAATGCTGGGCATCTGGCTGGAGCGGGAACAGGAAGGGTTTGACTACTATGATGAAGCGCAGGTGCTGCGCCAGCGCGAGTACGTACGCAAGCAGGTATTGCGGTATCGGCGCCACCCGGCCCTGCTGATGTGGAACCTGGGCAATGAGATGGACCTGAACGCCAAGAACCCAAAGGTGTATGAGGCCATCAACAACCTGGCCGTGATGGTGCACGAACTGGACCCTTACCACCCCGTAACCACCACGCTTTCCGGCAACCTGGGCATGATCCGGAACGTGAAAGCCTGGTGCCCGGCTATTGATATCCTTTCCATAAATGCTTTCGGTAGTCTGGATGTGCTGCCGGAAGATTTACGCGGCTACGGCTGGACCAAGCCCTACATTGTAACCGAATATGGGGGCCTGGGCTACTGGGAATCTCCTACTACCACCTGGATGGCCCCACTGGAGCAATCCAGTACCAACAAAGCCGAAAACCTGCGCAAAGCCTACGTAGGCACTATTCAGGCCGCCCGGGCGCAATGCATTGGGGCCTATGCTTTCTATTGGGGGCAGAAGTTTGAGTTTACCAACACCTGGTTTGGCTTGTTCACGCCAGAAGGCGAAAAAACGGCCATGATTGATGTGCTGCAGGAGCTATGGACCGGTCATAAACCCGCCAATACCTCTCCCAGGCTGGAGTGGCTGGTGCTGAACAAGCAGCAGGATTCCAGTAGTGTAAGTATTCCGGCCGGTTCCCGGGCTATGGCCTACGTAGGTGCCACCGATGCGGAAGGCGACACGCTGACGGCCCGCTGGGAGGTACGCCCGGATAAGCAAATCACGGAACGGTACGAGGAACGGAGTACGCCCACCGAGCCGCTGCCCCATGCTATCCGGCAGGCCACCGGGCTGCAGGCCGAGGTGGTTGCGCCGCGCACCCCGGGCTTTTACCGGCTTAGCGTAATAGTTTCCGATGGCAAAGGCAGCGCCGCCATGGCCAACCTGCCGTTTATGGTTACCGCCCGGCCGCGCCCTAAGCTGGTGGCCAGCCTCCGGTAA
- a CDS encoding glycoside hydrolase family 2 TIM barrel-domain containing protein, producing MGFTFRVLAAVTLLGLISCNQNRGSENGLVSNPTNVVRLEQSGSGYRLTRNSKPFFIKGGAGLQHFDKLKAAGGNSIRIWTTEYADEVLNAAHQQGLVVMLGLWIKPAREGIDYYDPEALQTQQASIREQILRYRNHPALLMWNVGNEYDIEAPSPKVFQAVNAIAKMIHELDPNHPVTTTILANPNSVDHFINLCSDVDILSINVFAGLDYFPRLLDKHGLTKPYIVTEFGAKGHWEAPYTAWKAPLEQTSTAKAGFILPRYRASIATDTAHCLGGYVFFWGTKYEQTTTWFSLFGAKGEKTATVDLMQYLWTGKYPRNRAPEIGRLRFAGGYGTNNLQPQAGSLQDASVTASDIEGDSLHVVWQVFPDNNLLGRNKKKDIAPEEIPNSIIAAHGLHAMVRVPKKPGPYRLFVTIYDGKGSIATANAPFYSRIKSTD from the coding sequence CAAAATAGAGGTTCGGAAAATGGTCTTGTATCAAATCCAACCAACGTTGTAAGGTTGGAACAATCCGGTAGCGGGTATCGATTGACTCGGAACAGTAAACCTTTTTTTATCAAAGGAGGGGCCGGATTACAGCACTTCGATAAGCTAAAGGCTGCCGGAGGCAATTCAATTCGTATCTGGACTACGGAGTATGCTGATGAGGTCCTTAATGCTGCACACCAGCAAGGATTAGTAGTGATGCTTGGATTATGGATAAAGCCAGCGCGAGAGGGTATTGATTACTATGATCCCGAAGCACTACAAACTCAACAGGCAAGCATCCGTGAACAAATCCTTCGTTACCGCAATCATCCCGCCCTTCTTATGTGGAATGTTGGAAACGAATATGACATTGAAGCTCCCAGTCCCAAAGTTTTTCAAGCAGTTAATGCTATAGCAAAAATGATCCATGAGTTAGACCCTAATCATCCGGTAACAACAACTATTCTCGCGAATCCTAACTCAGTTGACCACTTTATTAATTTGTGTTCTGACGTTGATATTCTATCCATCAACGTATTTGCAGGGCTAGATTATTTTCCAAGGTTGTTAGACAAACACGGATTAACTAAACCTTACATAGTAACGGAGTTTGGGGCCAAAGGACATTGGGAGGCTCCCTATACTGCATGGAAAGCTCCCCTGGAACAAACCAGTACCGCTAAGGCAGGCTTTATACTTCCTCGGTACCGTGCGAGTATTGCAACAGATACTGCTCACTGTTTAGGTGGATATGTTTTCTTCTGGGGTACAAAATATGAACAGACCACTACCTGGTTCAGCCTTTTCGGTGCTAAAGGGGAAAAGACTGCTACTGTAGACCTGATGCAATACCTGTGGACAGGTAAGTACCCTAGGAATCGGGCCCCCGAAATTGGCCGCCTCCGCTTCGCTGGTGGGTACGGTACTAATAACCTTCAACCGCAGGCTGGCAGCCTGCAGGATGCTAGCGTTACTGCTTCAGATATAGAAGGAGATTCTCTACACGTAGTATGGCAGGTATTTCCCGATAATAATCTACTGGGTAGAAATAAGAAGAAGGATATAGCCCCGGAAGAAATACCCAACTCTATTATAGCTGCCCACGGGTTGCACGCAATGGTAAGGGTTCCAAAGAAACCAGGTCCTTACCGGCTTTTTGTGACGATATATGATGGAAAAGGGAGCATTGCCACCGCCAATGCTCCCTTCTATAGCCGTATAAAATCAACTGATTGA
- a CDS encoding glycosyltransferase, which yields MPDLSSTAPITQNLPIQAADSRIQYRLVAGTRQMRWLVFLGVLCLVQFVYWFANPDHIGYAPLFWLLVFSVGFKLLRLGHEWYHYVNVREPLLPPAPAQQRTVDILTTACPGEPRAMIVHTLEAMQAITYPHTSYLCDEGNDPYLRQVCDLLGVVHVTRQVKVDAKAGNINNALRQATGEFCVVLDPDHAPTPDFLDKVMAYFENPEIGFVQVVQAYGNQQESLVARGAAEQTYHFYGPLMMGMNSYGTAQAIGANCTFRRAALDSIGGHAAGLTEDMHTAMRLHAQGWKSVYAPVVVSRGLAPSSLGAYYSQQLKWSRGCFDLLFHVYPRLFSKFTWRQRLHYFTLPLYFLSGIVALIDLFVPLLGLWLSKFPWHVSIASFVAHMMPLMGVSLLIRLSAQRWLREPHEAGLHLTGGLLRVGTWWIYSLGFLYTLLNVKVPYIPTPKEGEERNEWRIALPNILMLVASLALAAYGLRLMHDAYGWMLAGLAALNAGIMIAAVLMGQQALLRNLKNLLVRTHRTRAISLRVQQAYTWIHRILLPSFSRVAVPLALFLVFLGAAGQWKAASWMLQRQRYNSELWLLTGDDQVRTGHILSAPEDPTTLASYYSFAPKAASREDFPLATEIIGLDFPATAFPTVSPQQLVNYLRDGQMPLLSWAVPEGALRDTAWLAKVRILARFPRPLMFRPQIQARSARGYRRAWQKLVDGLRKAGVEKTIWVWTPPASDSLAAYYPGIASVDWLCVDGTPVSAAQRPTATYASFRHQVATRAEFHQTPVMVILPAPINEMPAQQIERLSERYPEIKAVVFSTPGPNTTAPLEQKASLSRPTSANKRLAGLISSSPKVLSGL from the coding sequence ATGCCCGACCTCTCCTCCACCGCACCTATTACCCAAAATCTTCCTATCCAGGCGGCAGACAGCCGCATTCAGTATCGGCTGGTGGCTGGCACGCGCCAAATGCGCTGGCTGGTTTTCCTGGGGGTACTCTGTCTGGTACAGTTTGTTTATTGGTTTGCCAACCCCGACCATATAGGCTACGCCCCGCTTTTCTGGCTGTTGGTGTTCTCAGTAGGTTTTAAGCTGCTGCGTTTAGGACATGAGTGGTACCACTATGTAAATGTGCGGGAGCCACTGCTGCCCCCGGCCCCGGCCCAGCAGCGTACTGTGGATATCCTTACCACGGCCTGCCCCGGCGAGCCACGCGCTATGATTGTACACACGCTGGAAGCCATGCAGGCCATTACCTACCCGCATACCAGCTACCTCTGCGACGAAGGTAACGACCCCTACCTGCGCCAGGTGTGTGATTTGCTGGGCGTAGTACATGTGACGCGGCAAGTGAAAGTGGATGCCAAGGCCGGCAACATCAATAACGCCCTGCGCCAGGCCACCGGCGAGTTTTGCGTGGTACTGGACCCCGACCACGCCCCTACCCCCGATTTTCTGGATAAGGTGATGGCCTACTTTGAGAATCCGGAAATAGGCTTTGTGCAGGTGGTGCAAGCGTACGGCAATCAGCAGGAAAGCCTGGTGGCGCGGGGCGCCGCCGAGCAGACCTACCATTTTTATGGTCCCCTGATGATGGGCATGAACAGCTACGGCACGGCCCAGGCCATTGGGGCCAACTGCACCTTCCGGCGGGCGGCGCTGGATTCTATTGGTGGCCACGCCGCCGGGCTGACGGAGGATATGCACACGGCCATGCGCCTGCATGCCCAGGGCTGGAAATCGGTGTATGCGCCGGTGGTAGTGAGCCGGGGGCTGGCGCCCTCCTCGCTGGGCGCTTATTACTCACAGCAGCTGAAGTGGTCCAGGGGTTGTTTTGACCTGCTTTTCCACGTGTATCCGCGCCTGTTCTCCAAATTTACCTGGCGCCAGCGCCTGCACTACTTTACCCTGCCGCTTTATTTCCTTTCCGGTATTGTAGCCCTTATTGATTTATTTGTACCGCTGTTGGGGCTCTGGCTCAGCAAATTTCCCTGGCACGTATCCATAGCCAGCTTTGTGGCGCACATGATGCCCCTGATGGGCGTGAGCCTGCTTATCCGCCTTTCGGCGCAGCGCTGGCTGCGGGAGCCGCATGAAGCGGGGCTACACCTCACCGGGGGCCTGCTGCGGGTAGGCACCTGGTGGATCTACTCCCTGGGCTTTCTGTACACGCTGCTCAATGTAAAAGTACCCTACATTCCCACTCCCAAAGAAGGCGAAGAGCGCAACGAGTGGCGCATTGCGTTGCCTAACATTCTAATGCTGGTGGCGTCCTTGGCGCTGGCGGCCTATGGGCTGCGCCTGATGCACGATGCCTATGGCTGGATGCTGGCCGGCCTGGCCGCCCTGAATGCGGGCATTATGATTGCGGCCGTTCTGATGGGCCAGCAGGCTCTTCTTCGAAACCTAAAAAATCTTTTAGTAAGAACACATAGGACCCGGGCTATATCCCTACGCGTGCAGCAGGCATACACCTGGATTCACCGTATCCTGCTGCCATCCTTTAGCAGAGTAGCCGTTCCGCTGGCCTTATTCCTGGTATTTTTGGGAGCTGCCGGCCAGTGGAAGGCAGCTTCCTGGATGCTCCAGCGCCAGCGTTATAACAGTGAGCTTTGGCTGCTGACGGGGGATGACCAGGTACGCACCGGCCATATACTAAGCGCCCCCGAAGATCCTACCACGCTGGCCAGCTACTATTCTTTCGCGCCGAAGGCTGCAAGCCGGGAAGACTTTCCCCTGGCCACGGAAATTATCGGGCTGGATTTTCCGGCCACGGCTTTCCCCACGGTTTCTCCCCAGCAGTTGGTGAACTACCTGCGGGATGGCCAAATGCCCCTACTCAGCTGGGCCGTGCCCGAAGGGGCCCTGAGGGACACGGCCTGGCTGGCGAAAGTGCGGATATTAGCCCGCTTCCCCCGGCCGCTCATGTTTCGTCCCCAGATTCAGGCCCGCAGTGCCCGGGGCTACCGCCGGGCCTGGCAAAAGCTGGTGGATGGCCTCCGGAAAGCCGGCGTGGAAAAAACCATTTGGGTATGGACGCCCCCCGCCTCCGATTCGCTGGCGGCCTATTACCCGGGCATTGCCAGCGTAGACTGGCTTTGCGTAGATGGCACCCCGGTAAGCGCGGCCCAACGCCCCACGGCTACCTATGCTTCTTTCCGGCACCAGGTGGCCACCCGCGCCGAGTTTCACCAAACCCCGGTTATGGTGATTTTGCCGGCCCCAATCAATGAAATGCCCGCTCAACAGATAGAACGACTCTCGGAACGTTACCCCGAAATAAAAGCAGTGGTATTCAGCACGCCTGGGCCAAATACCACTGCTCCCTTAGAACAGAAAGCCAGTCTAAGCCGCCCTACCAGTGCTAATAAGCGGTTGGCCGGCCTTATTAGCAGTAGCCCCAAAGTGCTTTCGGGATTATAA
- a CDS encoding T9SS type A sorting domain-containing protein, with translation MKAKFILFLLVVCLSPQILFASTYYVSSAGNDANEGTSQTTAWKTIARVNKTRFQPGDKILFEGSSTFSGGIYLRASTAGTSSKPIIFSSFGKGRATITSGDSYGFYAYNTAGIELRRLSFAGSGRLSNTNSGIIFYTDSLNTHLQYLRLDSVEASGYRASGINIGSWKGTSGYADVRITNSQAHDNGEAGISSYAESLKAHSNWYIADTKAYNNSGRADITTTHTGNGIVVSGINGVLIERCEAYNNGWLNANPSGGPVGIWGWCCNNLVIQNSESHHNRSGLAHDGGGFDIDGGCTNSTMQYNYSHDNDGAGYLIAQYPGAPPLTDVIIRYNISENDARRYGQGAIAVWSSGSNGGIQRAAIYNNIVYLTPTTVENTAQPKAVYLSSNGISAVTFRNNIFQTTGGIELVSAPYASGALFQGNCYWSSEATFKIKWGSTTYSSLAGWQAATTQEKLNTVLCGVSEDPKLVLPSTSFGTSSLRSSLTTSDTEPYQLQPTSTLTGKGLNLIKEFGWSIGTRDFFGNATPLVNQPVNIGAWEGKIQVSSPPLPVELTHWQAALCPTGVMLTWNTASERNSSHFQIERALSTSPDQFVALGRVEAAGNSTQVLAYKFTDAAPIGTTVFYRLRQVDRDGKESLSSVQVAKIGSRTKAAISVYPNPAREMVQVACNQSTGSTVALRLYSIQGKMCRSQIFSPQMQMTNSLKLPVADLPSGHYMLQVQEGTNIHWQPIILTTGR, from the coding sequence ATGAAGGCAAAATTTATACTTTTTTTACTTGTAGTATGTCTTAGTCCTCAAATCCTGTTTGCATCAACTTATTATGTCAGTAGCGCTGGCAATGATGCAAATGAGGGCACTTCCCAAACTACCGCTTGGAAAACAATTGCCCGGGTAAACAAAACCCGCTTTCAGCCGGGTGATAAAATTTTGTTTGAAGGAAGTAGCACCTTTAGTGGCGGTATCTACCTGCGTGCCAGCACAGCGGGAACTAGCAGTAAGCCTATTATATTTTCCTCTTTCGGCAAGGGCAGGGCTACCATTACCAGTGGTGACTCCTATGGCTTTTATGCATATAACACGGCTGGTATTGAGCTGCGCAGGCTCTCCTTTGCCGGCTCGGGCAGACTAAGTAATACCAACTCAGGCATCATTTTTTATACTGACTCGCTTAATACCCATTTACAATACCTGCGCCTGGATAGCGTAGAAGCAAGTGGATACCGGGCCTCGGGTATCAATATTGGAAGTTGGAAAGGTACCAGCGGTTACGCTGATGTCCGTATCACCAATTCCCAAGCGCATGATAACGGAGAAGCCGGAATCAGCTCTTACGCTGAAAGCCTGAAAGCACATAGCAATTGGTACATTGCTGATACTAAGGCGTACAATAATTCGGGCAGAGCCGATATAACTACTACCCACACGGGCAACGGAATTGTTGTCTCAGGCATTAATGGTGTACTAATTGAGCGTTGCGAGGCGTATAACAATGGTTGGCTAAATGCGAACCCAAGCGGTGGACCGGTGGGTATCTGGGGTTGGTGCTGCAACAACCTAGTGATTCAAAACTCTGAATCCCACCATAACCGGTCCGGCCTTGCTCATGACGGCGGCGGGTTTGACATTGATGGCGGCTGCACAAACTCCACCATGCAGTATAACTACTCCCATGATAATGATGGAGCTGGCTATCTGATTGCACAGTATCCGGGTGCCCCGCCCTTAACGGATGTTATTATCCGTTACAATATCAGTGAGAATGATGCCCGTCGCTATGGCCAGGGAGCTATTGCCGTCTGGTCGTCGGGGTCGAACGGGGGAATTCAGCGGGCAGCCATTTACAATAACATTGTCTACCTCACACCTACTACTGTTGAGAATACCGCTCAGCCAAAAGCAGTATATCTCAGTAGCAATGGCATCAGTGCTGTAACGTTCCGCAACAACATTTTTCAGACTACCGGCGGCATTGAACTGGTATCAGCCCCGTACGCCAGTGGGGCATTGTTCCAAGGGAATTGCTACTGGAGCTCAGAAGCGACCTTTAAAATCAAATGGGGAAGTACAACCTACTCCAGCCTAGCTGGCTGGCAGGCCGCTACCACCCAGGAAAAATTGAACACGGTTTTATGTGGAGTAAGTGAAGATCCAAAGCTTGTGCTACCAAGTACCTCCTTTGGAACTAGTAGCCTAAGAAGCAGCCTTACCACTTCTGACACGGAGCCTTACCAGTTACAACCTACCTCCACCCTGACAGGCAAAGGTCTAAACCTAATCAAGGAATTTGGCTGGAGTATAGGCACGCGTGATTTTTTTGGTAATGCAACTCCCTTAGTTAATCAGCCGGTGAACATAGGCGCGTGGGAAGGTAAAATCCAGGTTAGCTCCCCCCCTTTGCCTGTGGAACTTACGCATTGGCAGGCCGCACTTTGTCCAACGGGCGTAATGCTTACCTGGAATACTGCCTCCGAGCGAAACAGCAGCCACTTTCAGATCGAACGGGCACTCAGCACCAGCCCAGATCAGTTTGTGGCATTAGGACGGGTAGAAGCGGCGGGAAATAGTACGCAGGTGCTGGCTTATAAATTTACGGATGCAGCTCCTATTGGCACAACGGTGTTTTACCGGCTCCGGCAAGTAGACAGAGATGGGAAAGAAAGCTTATCAAGTGTCCAGGTTGCTAAAATCGGCTCGCGCACTAAAGCAGCAATATCGGTTTACCCAAATCCGGCACGGGAGATGGTACAGGTAGCTTGTAATCAGTCTACAGGATCTACTGTGGCACTCCGCCTCTATTCTATACAAGGAAAAATGTGCCGGAGTCAAATATTCAGCCCTCAAATGCAAATGACAAATTCATTGAAACTGCCTGTGGCTGATTTACCATCCGGCCACTATATGCTGCAGGTACAGGAAGGAACCAATATACACTGGCAACCTATTATCCTTACCACCGGCCGCTAG
- a CDS encoding rhodanese-like domain-containing protein — protein MKKHKVKVLDVRTPEEFNAGHVRGAQNLDVKSPEFVSQLAQLDTAQTYLVYCASGNRSSKASILMREHGLRHVVNAGAYPKLKEAGAKTE, from the coding sequence GTGAAGAAGCATAAGGTAAAGGTGCTGGATGTGCGCACGCCCGAGGAGTTCAACGCCGGCCACGTACGCGGGGCGCAGAATCTGGATGTAAAGTCGCCGGAGTTTGTCAGCCAGCTGGCGCAGCTGGACACGGCCCAGACCTACCTGGTGTATTGCGCCAGCGGCAACCGCAGCAGCAAGGCTTCTATTCTGATGCGGGAGCATGGGCTGCGCCACGTAGTAAACGCTGGAGCGTATCCTAAGCTCAAGGAAGCCGGCGCGAAAACGGAATAA